A genome region from Triticum aestivum cultivar Chinese Spring chromosome 2B, IWGSC CS RefSeq v2.1, whole genome shotgun sequence includes the following:
- the LOC123043124 gene encoding protein FAR1-RELATED SEQUENCE 11: MSTNGVELDGVCAPPAAWNSCAYPVESQDSMSVPTMAFGTGGDAQLVRDAARAEVCSEATSGWTRRVRIGKAPEEREMNPNRKSALELSLRAYADKKDGPVLCPSIGTSFDSIDEAYEFYNLYSWECGFGVRLAKSRLNVERKRCMQEIVCACAGKPIRENSRSSRCGCNAMIRLLRSNDKGWYIAEHKDAHNHPLSLTCGQKLHWKSHRHIDRYTKDLVKQLRDNNVGLGKVFSIVGSFFGSVDNVPFTKRSLKTLCRKLNREQSDMDAVKRAV, translated from the exons ATGTCCACCAATGGCGTCGAGCTCGATGG GGTGTGTGCTCCGCCCGCGGCATGGAACAGCTGCGCCTATCCAGTTGAGTCGCAGGATTCGATGAGCGTCCCAACCATGGCGTTTGGCACCGGCGGCGACGCACAGCTAGTCAGGGATGCAGCTAGGGCCGAGGTGTGTTCTGAAGCAACAAGTGGTTGGACACGCAG GGTGAGGATCGGAAAAGCCCCGGAGGAAAGGGAGATGAACCCAAATAGGAAATCAGCTCTTGAATTGTCTCTGCGCGCTTATGCTGATAAGAAGGATGGCCCTGTTCTCTGTCCAAGTATTGGAACAAGCTTTGACTCTATTGACGAGGCTTATGAGTTCTACAATCTTTATTCATGGGAATGTGGTTTTGGAGTTAGGCTCGCGAAAAGTAGACTGAATGTAGAGAGGAAGAGATGCATGCAAGAGATCGTGTGTGCTTGTGCG GGCAAACCAATCAGGGAAAACAGCCGCTCGTCCAGGTGTGGCTGCAACGCCATGATAAGACTGTTGCGGTCAAATGACAAAGGGTGGTATATTGCAGAACACAAAGATGCCCATAATCACCCGCTGTCTTTGACGTGTGGGCAGAAGCTGCACTGGAAGTCTCATAGACATATAGATAGATACACCAAGGATCTAGTTAAACAGTTGAGAGACAATAATGTGGGGCTTGGAAAGGTGTTCAGTATCGTTGGTAGTTTTTTCGGTTCAGTAGATAATGTGCCATTTACGAAGAGGTCGTTGAAGACACTCTGTAGGAAACTAAACAGAGAGCAGTCTGACATGGATGCAGTGAAGAGAGCAGTCTGA